The Gaiella occulta genome has a window encoding:
- a CDS encoding ferrochelatase, whose translation MATTPLKAPADGFDSPFPDTRFDALLLVSFGGPEGMDDVIPFLENVARGRNVPRERLEEVARHYELFGGVSPINAQNRALIAALRAELDAHGVDLPIYFGNRNWHPLLPDALHEMAADGVERALAFFTSGFSCYSGCRQYRENLYVAQQQVGAKAPEVLRTRMFFNHPGWVEANADHVRAALDAIPAERRARAHVAFTAHSIPLAMARASRYEDQLRESARLVAEAVDSADAALVYQSRSGPPHVPWLEPDILDHLRALAARGVEDVVVSPLGFVSDHLEVLFDLDVEAKKLAGELGLNLVRAPTASTHPAFVAMIRELIQERLDPSREKRALGRFAPAHDVCPVDCCLPGTGRPSPWAQA comes from the coding sequence ATGGCGACGACACCGCTGAAGGCGCCGGCGGACGGCTTCGACTCGCCCTTCCCCGACACGCGCTTCGACGCGCTGCTGCTCGTGTCGTTCGGCGGGCCGGAGGGGATGGACGATGTGATCCCGTTCCTCGAGAACGTCGCGCGCGGACGTAACGTCCCGCGCGAGCGGCTCGAAGAGGTGGCGCGCCACTACGAGCTGTTCGGCGGCGTCAGCCCGATCAACGCGCAGAACCGGGCGCTGATCGCGGCATTGCGCGCCGAGCTCGACGCGCACGGCGTCGACCTGCCGATCTACTTCGGCAACCGCAACTGGCATCCGCTCCTCCCCGACGCGCTGCACGAGATGGCGGCCGACGGGGTCGAGCGGGCGCTCGCGTTCTTCACGTCGGGGTTCTCGTGCTACTCGGGCTGCCGCCAGTACCGCGAGAACCTGTACGTCGCCCAGCAGCAGGTGGGCGCGAAGGCGCCGGAGGTGCTGCGCACGCGCATGTTCTTCAACCATCCCGGCTGGGTGGAGGCGAACGCCGACCATGTCCGCGCGGCGCTGGACGCGATCCCCGCAGAGCGACGCGCGCGGGCGCACGTTGCGTTCACGGCGCACTCGATCCCGCTCGCGATGGCGCGGGCGTCGCGCTACGAAGACCAGCTTCGCGAGAGCGCGCGCCTCGTCGCCGAGGCGGTCGACAGCGCCGACGCGGCGCTCGTCTACCAGAGCCGCAGCGGCCCGCCGCACGTCCCGTGGCTCGAGCCGGACATCCTCGACCACCTGCGGGCGCTCGCGGCGCGCGGCGTGGAGGACGTGGTCGTGTCGCCGCTCGGCTTCGTCTCCGACCACCTGGAAGTGCTGTTCGATCTCGACGTGGAGGCGAAGAAGCTGGCGGGCGAGCTCGGCCTCAACCTCGTGCGCGCGCCGACCGCCTCGACGCACCCGGCGTTCGTGGCGATGATCCGCGAGCTGATCCAGGAGCGCCTCGACCCCTCACGCGAGAAGCGCGCGCTGGGCCGCTTCGCGCCGGCGCACGACGTCTGCCCGGTCGACTGCTGCCTGCCGGGCACGGGCCGGCCGAGCCCGTGGGCGCAAGCGTGA
- a CDS encoding type II secretion system F family protein translates to MPSFAYSAINAQGAELTGEIQAADLSAARDALRGNGLLAQRVEELRSPAPSSRKSLFETRKVKPKSLQVFSRQFATMIEAGLSVVTALVILEQQTDDKALAAVIADIREQVETGALLSEAMARHTTVFSRLYIAMVEAGEAAGVLDTVLDRVAIQIEKEERIKRRVKGAMIYPSVVLTFATLVMTGMLMFLVPIFVKIFDQLGGELPTLTQYVLYASNALRGYWFVIFPVVGLSLWSFFRWKRTEPGRQAWDRFKLRLPAQIGSVVRKIAMARWSRTLSTLIASGVDIMRALEITAQTSGNWVVEEETGHLRARVQEGASIAQPLIDSEVFPPMVAQMVKIGEETGELEKMLSKVADFYEDEVDASIAALTSIIEPLMMVGVGVMVGIIIISMYLPMFKMLSLVK, encoded by the coding sequence ATGCCCTCCTTCGCCTACAGCGCCATCAACGCCCAGGGGGCCGAGCTCACGGGCGAGATCCAGGCAGCCGACCTCTCGGCTGCGCGCGATGCCCTTCGCGGCAACGGGCTTCTCGCCCAGCGGGTCGAGGAGCTGAGGAGCCCGGCGCCGTCGTCGCGGAAGAGCCTGTTCGAGACCAGGAAGGTCAAGCCGAAGTCGCTGCAGGTGTTCTCGCGCCAGTTCGCGACCATGATCGAGGCGGGACTGTCCGTCGTGACGGCGCTCGTGATCCTCGAGCAGCAGACCGACGACAAGGCGCTCGCGGCCGTGATCGCCGACATCCGCGAGCAGGTGGAGACGGGCGCGTTGCTCTCCGAGGCGATGGCACGCCATACGACGGTGTTCAGCCGGCTCTACATCGCCATGGTGGAAGCGGGGGAGGCCGCGGGCGTGCTCGACACTGTGCTCGACCGCGTCGCGATCCAGATCGAGAAGGAGGAGCGGATCAAGCGCCGTGTCAAGGGCGCGATGATCTATCCGAGCGTCGTGCTCACGTTCGCGACCCTCGTGATGACGGGGATGCTGATGTTCCTCGTCCCCATCTTCGTCAAGATCTTCGACCAGCTCGGCGGCGAGCTGCCGACGCTGACGCAGTACGTGCTGTACGCGTCGAACGCGCTGCGCGGCTACTGGTTCGTCATCTTCCCCGTCGTCGGCCTCTCGCTCTGGAGCTTCTTCCGCTGGAAGAGGACAGAGCCCGGCCGGCAGGCGTGGGATCGCTTCAAGCTAAGGCTGCCCGCGCAGATCGGCAGCGTCGTGCGCAAGATCGCGATGGCGCGCTGGTCGCGCACGCTGTCGACGCTGATCGCGTCGGGCGTCGACATCATGCGCGCGCTCGAGATCACGGCGCAGACGTCCGGCAACTGGGTCGTCGAGGAGGAGACCGGGCACCTGCGGGCCCGCGTGCAGGAGGGCGCGTCGATCGCGCAGCCCCTGATCGACAGCGAGGTGTTCCCGCCCATGGTCGCGCAGATGGTGAAGATCGGCGAGGAAACGGGCGAGCTCGAGAAGATGCTCTCGAAGGTGGCGGACTTCTACGAGGACGAGGTCGACGCGTCGATCGCCGCGCTGACCTCGATCATCGAGCCGCTGATGATGGTCGGCGTCGGCGTCATGGTCGGCATCATCATCATCAGCATGTACCTGCCGATGTTCAAGATGCTCAGCCTGGTCAAGTAG
- the pilO gene encoding type 4a pilus biogenesis protein PilO, whose amino-acid sequence MSGLLGSRERTIGGAVAALLLVVAAGWFLLVGPQRSKAAQLERQISEARGDLSQRRLALARPSANVKVKPGDIYRLTKALPNSTDMAGILLDVDRLAGRNRLEFRSITPSGAQMGSGFVTQPLGVIVQGRFADVSRFLGDLRSLVGVREGRLDARGRLYSVAGVDLAQPDLDKKFPIVKATVTINAYVFSTSAPAATPDHSTTSTPSSSGTVAAGVTP is encoded by the coding sequence ATGAGCGGCCTGCTCGGCTCCCGCGAGCGCACGATCGGCGGCGCCGTCGCCGCCCTCCTGCTCGTCGTCGCGGCGGGGTGGTTCCTGCTCGTCGGCCCGCAGCGCTCGAAGGCCGCGCAGCTCGAGCGGCAGATCAGCGAGGCGCGCGGCGATCTCTCGCAGCGCCGCCTCGCGCTCGCCCGCCCGTCCGCGAACGTCAAGGTGAAGCCCGGAGACATCTATCGCCTCACGAAGGCACTGCCGAACTCCACCGACATGGCCGGCATCCTGCTGGACGTCGACCGGCTCGCGGGCCGGAACAGGCTCGAGTTCCGCTCGATCACGCCCTCGGGAGCGCAGATGGGCAGCGGCTTCGTGACCCAGCCGCTCGGCGTCATCGTCCAGGGACGGTTCGCCGACGTCTCGCGCTTCCTCGGCGACCTGCGCTCGCTCGTCGGCGTTCGCGAGGGGCGGCTCGACGCCCGCGGCCGGCTCTACTCGGTCGCCGGCGTCGACCTCGCTCAGCCGGATCTGGACAAGAAGTTCCCGATCGTGAAGGCGACGGTGACGATCAACGCGTACGTGTTCTCGACGTCCGCACCGGCCGCGACCCCCGACCACTCCACGACCAGCACGCCGTCCTCGAGCGGGACGGTTGCAGCAGGAGTGACGCCCTGA
- the pilM gene encoding type IV pilus assembly protein PilM yields the protein MIWNPRNVLSGRDDAAVPSSGPAPGFDPHRTGDPVEPGSTRPSIGFGDTRALPAPGESRRRPIGFAPSEQDVDHEPRFRTELSFKRHGGVPRADTTPRISAGGGEEAPAPWQTAGSAEHDDAERAGIAEPEAAVAAEKVPFYKRELSFRRRRGAPDVGAGAAAAGEPVVGEPVVGAGADESAADEVAARRAGRFARGGWGARAVSRRRSGRGSRSGRGRRVVGVKIGASQLAAAVVVDTDGGPELVELARRPLADGVVVDGEVRDGDALANALRAFFDEEGLPKKDVRIGISSNRIGVRTFDIAGIDDDARFDNAVRFRAHEVLPVAVHESVLDYRVLEERSNEAGESTRRVLLVVAPRDQIEPYVEVAGRAGIKLAGIDLEALGLLRAFVDPRPFSVRAVDDTATVVVAIGHESSTLLVAGAGTCEFTRVFDWGGGALQEAIATALEVHPAEAATILRHLSLSGPGRQLDGLDEVARARAVDAVRLRLTPFARELVSSLQFYQTQPESLGIGEIVITGGTSHLEGLGETLHQMIGVNVRLGDPLGRVVAAGSFDPAIETAIGSMAVPIGLAIDDISTRSVNLLPSDAVKTRSMRSSLIALAAPVAAAVPLVALGVLYMGAHGAVGDRQAELDAVAAQIAALPKPQGPEIDARVVGDEAARATAVANVLGGRLAWDAMFRDISRVLPGNVWLKSLSAKEPQPVVSADGNTTAATAATVGQPEAPPTDVTMEGYTYSQPDVARLLARLATLPSLSRVTLTSSQRETVGKKDVVRFVIVAALTKTGGSR from the coding sequence ATGATCTGGAACCCCCGCAACGTCCTCTCCGGCCGCGACGATGCCGCCGTTCCCTCGTCCGGCCCCGCGCCGGGCTTCGACCCGCATCGCACCGGCGACCCGGTCGAGCCAGGCTCGACCCGCCCCTCGATCGGCTTCGGCGACACGCGTGCGCTCCCCGCTCCCGGTGAGTCGCGCCGCAGGCCGATCGGCTTCGCACCCTCCGAGCAGGACGTCGACCACGAGCCGCGCTTTCGCACGGAGCTCTCGTTCAAGCGCCACGGGGGCGTGCCGCGTGCAGACACGACGCCGCGGATATCGGCCGGCGGCGGCGAGGAAGCGCCGGCTCCGTGGCAGACGGCCGGATCGGCCGAGCACGACGACGCCGAGCGGGCGGGCATCGCCGAGCCCGAGGCCGCGGTGGCCGCGGAGAAGGTGCCGTTCTACAAGCGGGAGCTCAGCTTCCGGCGCCGACGTGGCGCTCCCGATGTCGGGGCCGGTGCGGCCGCCGCCGGGGAGCCTGTGGTCGGGGAGCCTGTGGTCGGCGCTGGTGCCGATGAGAGCGCGGCGGACGAGGTCGCGGCCAGGCGAGCAGGACGGTTCGCCCGCGGCGGGTGGGGCGCCCGAGCCGTTTCCAGGCGCCGGTCGGGCCGTGGCAGCAGGAGCGGCAGGGGCCGCCGGGTCGTCGGCGTCAAGATCGGCGCCTCGCAGCTCGCCGCGGCCGTCGTCGTCGACACGGACGGCGGCCCGGAGCTCGTCGAGCTCGCGCGGCGGCCGCTCGCAGACGGCGTCGTCGTCGACGGCGAGGTGCGCGACGGGGATGCGCTCGCGAACGCGCTGAGGGCCTTCTTCGACGAGGAGGGCCTGCCGAAGAAGGACGTCCGCATCGGCATCTCGAGCAACCGCATCGGTGTGCGCACCTTCGACATCGCCGGCATCGACGACGACGCGCGCTTCGACAACGCCGTCCGCTTCCGGGCGCACGAGGTGCTCCCGGTCGCCGTGCACGAGTCGGTGCTGGACTACCGCGTGCTCGAGGAGCGCAGCAACGAGGCGGGCGAGTCCACTCGCCGCGTGCTGCTCGTCGTTGCCCCACGCGACCAGATCGAGCCGTACGTGGAGGTCGCCGGGCGCGCCGGCATCAAGCTCGCGGGCATCGACCTGGAGGCGCTCGGCCTGCTGCGCGCCTTCGTCGATCCGAGGCCCTTCTCCGTCCGCGCCGTCGACGACACGGCCACGGTGGTCGTCGCGATCGGCCACGAGTCGTCGACGCTGCTCGTCGCCGGCGCCGGCACCTGCGAGTTCACGCGGGTGTTCGACTGGGGCGGTGGCGCGCTGCAAGAGGCGATCGCGACCGCGCTCGAGGTGCATCCGGCCGAGGCCGCCACGATCCTGCGCCATCTCTCGCTCAGCGGCCCCGGCCGCCAGCTCGACGGGCTCGACGAGGTGGCGCGCGCCAGAGCGGTCGACGCCGTGCGGCTGCGGCTGACCCCGTTCGCGCGCGAGCTCGTCAGTTCCCTCCAGTTCTACCAGACCCAGCCCGAGTCGCTGGGCATCGGGGAGATCGTGATCACCGGCGGCACCTCGCACCTCGAGGGGCTCGGCGAGACGCTGCACCAGATGATCGGCGTCAACGTCCGGCTCGGCGACCCGCTCGGCCGCGTCGTCGCGGCCGGGTCGTTCGACCCGGCGATCGAGACCGCGATCGGGTCGATGGCGGTCCCGATCGGCCTCGCGATCGACGACATCTCGACGCGCAGCGTCAACCTGCTGCCGTCGGACGCGGTCAAGACGCGCAGCATGCGGTCGAGCCTGATCGCGCTCGCAGCGCCGGTCGCCGCCGCCGTCCCGCTCGTCGCGCTCGGCGTCCTCTACATGGGCGCCCACGGGGCGGTCGGCGACAGGCAGGCCGAGCTGGACGCGGTCGCCGCGCAGATCGCGGCCCTGCCGAAGCCGCAGGGGCCGGAGATCGACGCACGCGTGGTCGGCGACGAGGCCGCCCGCGCGACCGCGGTCGCCAACGTGCTCGGCGGCCGCCTCGCCTGGGACGCGATGTTCCGCGACATCTCCCGCGTCCTGCCCGGCAACGTGTGGCTGAAGTCGCTGTCGGCGAAGGAGCCGCAGCCGGTCGTGTCGGCCGACGGCAACACCACCGCCGCGACCGCGGCGACGGTCGGACAGCCGGAGGCGCCTCCGACCGACGTCACGATGGAGGGCTACACGTACTCGCAGCCCGATGTCGCCCGGCTGCTGGCGCGGCTCGCAACGCTCCCCTCGCTGTCGCGCGTCACCCTCACCTCGAGCCAGCGCGAGACGGTCGGCAAGAAGGACGTCGTCCGCTTCGTGATCGTCGCGGCTCTGACCAAGACCGGAGGTTCCCGATGA
- a CDS encoding type IV pilus twitching motility protein PilT, translating to MELSGHTHAAPLSVDALLERTVALGASDLHLTAGLPPAVRLHGRIEMLSEFADLTPEAIRELLYRITTTEQQKQLELKRQLDFAHGIRGLARFRVNVYYQRTSLAAAFRTIPVDIRSLEELGLPSSLHELANKPRGLVLVTGPTGSGKSTTLASIIDEINRTRSDHIITIEDPIEFLHRHKRCIVNQREVGEDATGFADALRGALRQDPDVILLGEMRDLETISTALTAAETGHLVFATLHTQSAPSTIDRIIDVFPATQQDQVRMQLASTLQGIVTQTLLPTVDGSGRACALEILFLDDAIRNLIRQGKIEQVYSYMQTGTRRGMQTMEQSLTELVQSNRISVQEAVGRSSRPEALVSALERAGVPIPALPSDGAPAAMPGLGAALRVAGS from the coding sequence GTGGAGCTCTCCGGGCACACCCACGCCGCCCCTCTCTCGGTCGACGCGCTGCTCGAGCGCACCGTCGCGCTGGGCGCTTCCGACCTGCACCTGACGGCAGGCTTGCCGCCGGCTGTGCGGCTCCACGGTCGCATCGAGATGCTGAGCGAGTTCGCCGATCTCACCCCCGAGGCCATCCGCGAGCTCCTCTACCGCATCACCACGACCGAGCAGCAGAAGCAGCTCGAGCTCAAACGCCAGCTCGACTTCGCCCACGGCATCCGCGGCCTTGCCCGCTTCCGCGTCAATGTGTACTACCAGCGCACGAGCCTCGCGGCCGCCTTCCGCACCATTCCCGTGGACATCCGTTCGCTCGAGGAGCTCGGTCTGCCGTCGAGCCTGCACGAGCTCGCGAACAAGCCGCGCGGGCTCGTGCTCGTCACCGGTCCTACGGGGTCCGGCAAGTCGACGACGCTCGCCTCGATCATCGACGAGATCAACCGCACGCGCAGTGACCACATCATCACGATCGAGGACCCGATCGAGTTCCTGCACCGCCACAAGCGCTGCATCGTCAACCAGCGCGAGGTCGGCGAGGACGCGACAGGGTTCGCCGACGCGCTGCGCGGCGCGTTGCGCCAGGACCCCGACGTCATCCTCCTCGGCGAGATGCGCGACCTGGAGACCATCTCGACCGCGTTGACCGCGGCCGAGACCGGCCACCTCGTATTCGCCACGCTGCACACGCAGAGCGCGCCGAGCACGATCGACCGCATCATCGACGTGTTCCCGGCCACCCAGCAGGATCAGGTGCGCATGCAGCTCGCCAGCACGCTGCAGGGCATCGTCACCCAGACGCTGCTTCCGACGGTCGACGGCAGCGGCCGTGCGTGTGCGCTCGAGATCCTCTTCCTCGATGACGCGATCCGCAACCTGATCCGCCAGGGCAAGATCGAGCAGGTCTACTCGTACATGCAGACCGGCACGCGCCGCGGCATGCAGACGATGGAGCAGTCGCTCACCGAGCTCGTGCAGTCGAACCGCATCTCCGTGCAAGAGGCCGTCGGCCGCTCGAGCCGCCCCGAAGCACTCGTGTCGGCGCTCGAGCGCGCCGGCGTCCCCATTCCCGCCCTGCCCAGCGACGGCGCACCCGCCGCCATGCCCGGACTGGGCGCGGCGCTGCGGGTGGCCGGGAGCTGA
- a CDS encoding type IV pilin protein: MFSIVTKLQRRLAKEQSGFTLIELLIVLVIIGILLAIAVPSYLGFKDRANKSAAQANVRAATPSLEAFYADNATYVGATIAKLKASYDAGIKLNTVKGATASTYCIDAVSGSFTYKKAGPGADIVSGAC; the protein is encoded by the coding sequence ATGTTCTCGATCGTCACCAAGCTGCAGAGGCGGCTTGCAAAGGAGCAGTCGGGCTTCACGCTCATCGAGCTCCTCATCGTGCTCGTCATCATCGGCATCCTGCTCGCCATCGCCGTGCCGTCGTATCTCGGCTTCAAGGATCGCGCCAACAAGTCGGCGGCGCAGGCCAACGTCCGAGCCGCGACCCCGTCGCTCGAGGCGTTCTACGCCGACAACGCAACGTATGTCGGGGCCACGATCGCCAAGCTCAAGGCCTCGTACGACGCCGGCATCAAGCTCAACACCGTCAAGGGAGCGACCGCGTCGACGTACTGCATCGACGCCGTGTCCGGCAGTTTCACCTACAAGAAGGCCGGTCCGGGCGCCGACATCGTCAGCGGCGCCTGCTAG
- a CDS encoding glycosyltransferase family 39 protein: MRPAASSQAATSLVARARVVPTWGWLAAIVALSALVRGILAVTRSTPRYFPDEYIYTSLARSIGHGELSIRGETVHFPALLEPLVDAPLWLLQSTETAYRLTQALHAVEMSLVALPVYLLARRLGLPTWQALASAAAAVTLPALVFSSYLTADSLGFTLATAAVAVGVTALDRPTRRSQALFLAAAGLATFARVQYVVILAAFLAATLIVSNGRLREALRAFGATYLFVGVPAVLAVVVVGPSGALGYYSGILEFSLDPASAVRWVAVDAMLFAYAVGWALVPGAVVGLGAGLARPHDRAERAFAAMTVLVGFGLLAEAALYATNGSPRFQERYLIGLMPLAPIAFSIGARRLAHVRYVVVAIATGLAVLSMRVPLSGYAAASGKQDSPFLSGVFQIEQWVGTGEGSLIVALSALALAGLATVGALRPRVGTPAVLIASIATSATIAIASTLNDIQSSDTVRRLFVPASPSWVDEAALGKADVLLAPGSFAPVVSEHLFWNRSLDRVVLLPGAQPIDAFGTAQANIDSATGALLEEGAPMGRPLLIEEYYSVVEIEDAPLIVRAKASTLWGSSPHPRIALIQEGRYLDGWLGRGSAITIWPGADGSRRATLRLRLRLPDEAPSMTLTVSAPAETQTVAVLPGRSVTVDVPVRATRAPVTVTITSGRAWIRGNRAVSVLAERPQLITRQP, encoded by the coding sequence GTGAGACCTGCGGCGTCGTCTCAAGCGGCGACGTCGCTCGTCGCGCGCGCCCGCGTCGTGCCCACGTGGGGATGGCTAGCCGCGATCGTCGCCCTGAGCGCGCTCGTGCGCGGGATCCTCGCCGTGACACGTTCCACGCCGCGCTACTTCCCCGACGAGTACATCTACACGTCACTTGCACGCTCGATCGGCCATGGCGAGCTCTCGATCCGCGGCGAGACCGTCCACTTCCCGGCCCTCCTCGAGCCGCTCGTCGACGCGCCTCTCTGGCTGCTGCAGAGCACCGAGACCGCCTACCGCCTGACACAGGCACTGCACGCGGTCGAGATGTCGCTCGTGGCGCTCCCCGTCTACCTCCTCGCGCGTCGCCTCGGGCTGCCCACGTGGCAGGCGCTCGCATCGGCCGCTGCCGCGGTCACGCTTCCCGCGCTCGTCTTCTCGAGCTATCTGACCGCTGACTCTCTCGGCTTCACGCTGGCCACGGCCGCCGTCGCCGTGGGCGTCACAGCGCTGGACCGGCCGACCCGACGCTCGCAGGCGCTGTTCCTGGCGGCTGCCGGGCTCGCGACGTTCGCACGCGTGCAGTACGTCGTCATCCTCGCTGCGTTCCTCGCCGCCACCCTGATCGTGTCGAACGGCCGCTTGCGCGAGGCGCTCCGCGCGTTCGGCGCGACATACCTCTTCGTGGGCGTACCGGCCGTCCTCGCTGTCGTGGTCGTCGGACCGTCAGGTGCCCTCGGCTACTACAGCGGGATCCTCGAGTTTTCCCTCGATCCCGCGAGCGCCGTCCGCTGGGTAGCGGTCGACGCCATGCTGTTCGCCTACGCCGTCGGCTGGGCGCTCGTTCCCGGAGCGGTCGTCGGCCTCGGAGCGGGACTCGCGCGGCCGCACGACCGCGCGGAGCGGGCGTTCGCAGCGATGACCGTCCTCGTCGGATTCGGCCTCCTCGCAGAGGCGGCCCTGTACGCAACCAACGGCTCACCGCGTTTCCAGGAGCGCTACCTGATCGGCCTCATGCCTCTCGCGCCGATCGCCTTCTCCATAGGTGCCCGGCGGCTTGCGCACGTCCGGTACGTCGTTGTGGCGATCGCCACGGGGCTAGCCGTGCTGTCGATGCGCGTGCCGCTGTCGGGCTATGCAGCCGCGTCGGGCAAGCAGGACTCACCGTTCCTCTCGGGGGTCTTCCAGATCGAGCAGTGGGTCGGGACAGGCGAGGGATCGCTCATCGTCGCGCTATCGGCGCTCGCTCTCGCCGGACTGGCTACGGTCGGAGCACTGCGCCCACGCGTCGGCACCCCAGCCGTCCTCATCGCGTCGATCGCCACTTCGGCGACGATCGCGATCGCCTCGACTCTGAACGACATCCAGTCGTCCGACACGGTGCGCCGGCTCTTCGTCCCCGCCTCACCGTCGTGGGTCGACGAGGCGGCACTCGGCAAAGCAGATGTCCTGCTGGCGCCCGGATCGTTCGCGCCGGTGGTGTCGGAGCACCTCTTCTGGAATCGCTCGCTCGACCGAGTCGTGCTTCTCCCGGGAGCGCAGCCGATTGACGCGTTCGGGACGGCGCAGGCCAACATCGACAGCGCTACCGGAGCGCTTCTCGAGGAGGGTGCGCCCATGGGACGCCCGCTGCTCATCGAGGAATACTATTCGGTGGTCGAGATCGAGGATGCGCCGCTGATCGTGCGAGCGAAGGCCAGCACGCTGTGGGGCTCCTCTCCACACCCGCGTATCGCGCTCATCCAGGAGGGACGCTACCTCGACGGCTGGCTCGGGCGCGGTTCGGCGATCACGATCTGGCCAGGGGCGGACGGCTCTCGCCGGGCGACGCTTCGGCTCAGGCTCCGCCTCCCCGACGAAGCACCATCGATGACGCTCACCGTTTCCGCCCCAGCCGAAACGCAGACGGTCGCCGTACTACCCGGACGGAGCGTGACGGTCGACGTGCCGGTGCGTGCGACGCGCGCGCCCGTCACCGTCACGATCACCTCGGGGCGTGCGTGGATCCGTGGCAACCGCGCCGTCTCCGTCCTTGCCGAAAGGCCGCAGCTCATCACCAGGCAGCCGTAA
- a CDS encoding GspE/PulE family protein, producing the protein MSFEPAGPLRRFTDRGRRAGTPQAAFDRARGFETLADLVADLVAATELIPRDRLAAVRGRAGAGSLAEALQAEGLAQPDGIARSLARRFGLPFIDLAEDRVSPSAADLIPLKTLQRVVAVPLSRTGERMRVAVADPGNIQGIDELRLATRYQLEIGVASRDDILVELERIARRSEVLETQSAMDDFEVVEDDDDLEVDDGVSDAPLVRLVNSIVMQAAVDGASDIHFEPQEDALLVRVRIDGVLTEAQRIPKRMANGVTTRLKVLAKLDIAERRKPQDGRISLNARAVGRMLDIRVAVLPTVEGEQVVMRLIDKSRKTPTLESLGLSEAMRGKLSEIIRRPTGALLVTGPTGSGKSTTLYAALAEINRPEINIITVEDPVEYRLHGVNQVQINVKADMTFAAALRSILRSDPDVIMVGEIRDAETAKMAIESALTGHFVLSTLHTNDAPGALTRLNEMGVEPFLTGSAVSAVLAQRLARRLCANCCEMYAPTAEELMAARISPDMAAAREGMVLYRKAGCPRCNRTGYKGRVGIFQLLVMDDQLEALASQNAHREEIERAAAAAGMRSLWDDGIAKAAAGLTSLEELARVVATF; encoded by the coding sequence GTGAGCTTCGAGCCGGCAGGGCCGCTGCGTAGGTTCACCGACCGCGGCCGGCGCGCCGGGACGCCGCAGGCCGCATTCGACCGCGCGCGAGGCTTCGAGACGCTCGCAGATCTCGTCGCCGATCTCGTCGCGGCCACCGAGCTGATTCCGCGCGACCGCCTCGCGGCCGTGCGCGGCCGCGCGGGCGCGGGATCGCTCGCGGAGGCGCTTCAGGCCGAGGGCCTGGCACAGCCGGATGGCATCGCGCGCTCGCTCGCGCGCCGATTCGGCCTGCCGTTCATCGACCTCGCGGAGGATCGCGTCTCGCCGAGCGCCGCGGATCTGATACCGCTCAAGACGCTGCAGCGCGTCGTCGCCGTCCCGCTCTCGCGCACCGGCGAGCGCATGCGGGTCGCCGTCGCTGACCCGGGCAACATCCAGGGCATCGACGAGCTGCGGCTCGCGACGCGCTACCAGCTCGAGATCGGCGTCGCGAGCCGGGACGACATCCTCGTCGAGCTCGAGCGCATCGCCCGCCGGTCGGAAGTGCTCGAGACCCAGTCCGCGATGGACGACTTCGAGGTGGTCGAGGACGACGACGACCTCGAGGTCGACGACGGCGTCTCCGACGCGCCGCTCGTGCGTCTCGTCAACTCGATCGTCATGCAGGCGGCGGTCGACGGCGCGAGCGACATCCACTTCGAGCCGCAGGAGGACGCGTTGCTCGTGCGCGTGCGCATCGACGGCGTGCTCACGGAGGCGCAGCGCATCCCGAAGCGGATGGCCAACGGCGTCACCACGCGACTGAAGGTGCTCGCCAAGCTCGACATCGCCGAGCGCCGCAAGCCGCAGGACGGCCGCATCTCCCTCAACGCGCGGGCCGTCGGGCGCATGCTCGACATCCGCGTCGCGGTGCTGCCGACCGTGGAGGGCGAGCAGGTCGTCATGCGTCTCATCGACAAGTCGCGCAAGACGCCGACGCTCGAGTCGCTCGGCCTCTCCGAGGCGATGCGCGGGAAGCTGAGCGAGATCATCCGCCGGCCGACCGGCGCGCTGCTCGTCACGGGCCCGACCGGCTCGGGCAAGTCGACGACGCTCTATGCGGCGCTCGCGGAGATCAACCGGCCCGAGATCAACATCATCACGGTCGAGGACCCGGTCGAGTACCGGCTGCACGGCGTCAACCAGGTGCAGATCAACGTGAAGGCCGACATGACGTTCGCGGCGGCGCTGCGCTCCATCCTTCGCTCCGATCCCGACGTGATCATGGTAGGCGAGATTCGCGATGCCGAGACGGCCAAGATGGCGATCGAGTCGGCGCTGACCGGCCACTTCGTGCTCTCGACGCTGCACACGAACGATGCGCCCGGCGCGCTGACGCGCCTCAACGAGATGGGCGTGGAGCCGTTTCTGACCGGCTCCGCCGTGTCCGCGGTGCTCGCGCAGCGGCTCGCGCGCAGGCTGTGCGCGAACTGCTGCGAGATGTACGCGCCGACCGCCGAGGAGCTGATGGCGGCGCGCATCTCGCCCGACATGGCCGCCGCGCGCGAGGGCATGGTGCTGTATCGCAAGGCCGGCTGCCCACGCTGCAACCGCACCGGCTACAAGGGCCGCGTCGGGATCTTCCAGCTGCTCGTGATGGACGACCAGCTCGAGGCGCTCGCGTCGCAGAACGCCCATCGCGAGGAGATCGAGCGGGCCGCGGCCGCGGCCGGTATGCGCTCGCTGTGGGACGACGGCATCGCAAAGGCAGCGGCCGGCCTCACGTCGCTGGAAGAGCTGGCGCGCGTCGTCGCCACCTTCTGA